A region of the Flintibacter sp. KGMB00164 genome:
AACCATCTTGTCGGTGGTGCCGGCCACAGCGGCCTCAACCGCGGCAGCGCCGGCCTGCCAGGCCTCGGTGACGTCGGTGCGGGAGGCAACGTGAGAGCCGCAGCGCTGCAGCAGGCTCAGCTCGATGCCGCGGACCTTGGCGCCGGTGGCGTTCTTCACGGTCTCAGCCAGCAGAGCAGCCAGGCCGCCCAGCTGAGCGTGACCGAAGCCGTCGGTGGCAGAGGTCTTGGCCTCGGAGACAAAGGTGCCGTCGGCGTAGTGGATGCCCTCGGAGACAGCCACCATGCACTTACCGGTCTTCTCGTAGATCGCCTTCACGTCGGCCAGGAACTTGTCCATGTCGAAGTCGGTCTCAGGCAGGTACACCAGGTCGGGGCCGCAGCCGGTGAGGGAGGCCAGGGCAGCGGAGCCGGCCAGCCAGCCAGCGTGACGGCCCATGATCTCCACCACGGTGATCATGCCGGTGTCGTACACGTGAGCGTCCTGCCACACCTCAGCGCAGGAGGTGGCGATATACTTGGCGGCAGAAGCGAAGCCGGGGCAGTGGTCGGTGCCGTTCAGATCGTTGTCGATGGTCTTGGGCACGCCCATGATGCGGCACTCATAGCCCACCTTCTGCATATACTTGGAGATCTTGTTGCAGGTGTCCATGGAGTCGTTGCCGCCATTGTAGAAGAAGTAGCGCACGTTGTACTTCTGGAAGATTTCCAGGATGCGCTTATAATCGGTGTCATCCACATCGGGATCAGCCAGCTTGTAGCGGCAGGAACCCAGAGCAGAAGAGGGGGTGTACTGCAGCAGGTCCAGCTCGGCGGGATCCTCCTGAGCCATGTCGTACAGCTTGTCGTCCAGCACGCCCTTGATGCCGTGGGCGGCGCCCAGCACGCGGGTGATGCAGTCCGCCTTCAAAGCGGTCTGGATAACACCCTGAGCGCTGGCGTTAATGACGGCAGTGGGGCCGCCAGACTGGCCAATGATGCAAGCACCGGTGAGTTGATTCATGTTTGCTTCCTCCTAAACAACTTTAATAGACTTCAAAAGAGTTTTAGCGGAAAATTCTCTACTAAATAATAACACGCACCCTTGTATTTTGCAATCGTTAATGGTACAATAAGGGCCGTAAAAAATATTAAGGAGATGGTCAATATGCCATTGGTCACCACTACCGAGATGTTTAAGAAGGCCTACGACGGCGGTTACGCTATCGGTGCTTTCAACGTTAACAACATGGAGATCGTCCAGGGTATCACTGAGGCTGCCAAAGAGGTTAACGCCCCCCTGATCCTCCAGGTCTCCAAGGGCGCCCGCGCCTATGCCAACCACACCTACCTGGTCAAGCTGGTTGAGGCTGCCATCATCGAGACTGGCCTGCCCATCTGTCTGCACCTGGACCACGGCGACAGCTTCGAGACTTGTAAGAGCTGCATCGACGGCGGCTTCACCTCCGTCATGATCGACGCCTCCTCCAAGCCCTTTGCTGAGAACATCGAGATCACCAAGAAGGTCGTTGAGTACGCTCACGATCACGGCGTGGTCGTCGAGGCCGAGCTGGGCGCTCTGGCCGGCGTAGAGGACGAGGTCAACGTGTCCGCTGAGGATTCCCACTACACCCGTCCCGAGGAGGTCGAGGAGTTCGTTACCAAGACTGGTTGTGACTCCCTGGCCATCGCCATCGGCACCAGCCACGGCGCTTACAAGTTCACCGCCGCTCAGTGCACCCGCAATGAGAAGGGCGAGCTGGTTCCCCCGCCCCTGCGCTTTGACATCCTGGACGAGGTCGTCAAGCGTCTGCCCGGCTTCCCCATCGTTCTCCACGGTTCTTCTTCCGTGCCCCAGGAGTACGTGAAGATGATCAACGAGAACGGCGGCAAGATGCCCGACGCCGTGGGTATTCCCGAGGAGCAGCTGCGTCAGGCTGCCCGGGGCGCTGTTTGTAAGATCAACATCGACTCCGACCTGCGTCTGGCCATGACCGGCACCATCCGTCAGTTCTTTAACGAGCATCCCGACAAGTTCGATCCTCGTGAGTATCTGAAGCCCGCCCGCGCTAACATCAAGGAGCTGGTCAAGCACAAGCTGGTCTACGTGCTGGGCTGCGACGGTAAGGCCTAATCCTTTCTGTCTGTTTTAACCATGCCCCATCTGCGGGGAACGGCAGTATTGCCGTTCCCCGCGTTTTTTATTTCCGGAAGAGAAAGGGGCTGGCATCGTAACCTGGGATATGGTATGATAAATATGTATGCCCAATCAGGGCGGTGCCCGCCGACTAAGGAGGATGCACCACAGGTTTCGGCGCATGACCGCGCCTTTTGATATTATCCGAAAGGACCGAATACTATGGCGACCCAAAAGAAGTCCAGCACCAGCCGGAAGACGTCCTCCGCTGGGAAACGAAAAACCACATCGTCCAGCTCGTCCCGGAGCAAAAAGCCAGCATCTGGGAAGGGGAGAAGCAGTTCGTCTGCTAATAGACCCTTCCGCCGGGAAGCAGGAGCGGTGATCTGCCTGCTGCTGGCCATCTTCTCCGCCTTTGGCTATTTCCATATGAAGGCGCTGTTCATTGACTTTTTCTGCGGACTGGTCAAGGGACTGTTTGGCTACGGCTTTTGGCTGGTGCCGCCCGCTTTGCTGCTGGGCAGCTATATCCTGGCCTTCCACCGGGGACGCCCGGTGGCTCTGCGCCTGACATGCGCCTTGTCTCTGCCGGGGGTATTTGCCTGCACTGTTCATGGCCTTTTGAATCCAGTGCTGCCCTGGGATGCCACTCTGCTTAAGACCTTGTGGGCCGGAGGCGAGGCCATGAGAAGCGGCGGCGCCCTGTCGGGTACCGTGGCCCAGGCCTTTGTCCAAGTGTTCAGCAGCATCGGCGCCACCGTGGTCTTTGTGCTGGCCTTCCTGCTTCTGGCTCTTGGGGCCTTTAACCGCACCATTGTAGATGTGGCCGACTGGATCTTCAACCGCCCGGAGTACGAGCCCCAGGAGATCCCGGAGCGTCCCCGCCGTCAGGCTCCCGCACCGGCTGCCAGAGTGGAGACCAAGACTGCCCGGAGCCGATCCGCCGACATCGATATCCCGGTAGAGGATGGACCTCTGGTGGGCAAGGAGCCCCAGCCCACTCCGGCACCGGAGAAGCGCAAGGGCAGCTTCTTTAACCGGATATCCCGGGTGCCTGCTCCCGATCAGCTGCTGAGAGGTACTGCCGAGGCCAGCCCGGCGCAGCCCGAGCAGACTGTCATGCCGGAACCGGAGCCGGTTAAGACAAAGACGGAACCCGCGGCCGATCCCATCTTTACCACTCCGCCTCCGCCCGTCCAGCCCGACCCTATCTTTGCCCCGGAGGCTGAGGTTGCAGAACCTGTAAAGGAAATTCCCTTCGCGGAAGAAGCGGCCCCCGTTGTGCCTCCTGCCCCGGCTCCCATGGCTATGCCTGAGATCGTCCGGGAGCCCGCTGTGCCCAAGATGACCCAGCAGGAGAGCCAGCAGGCTGCTCAGGAGGTCTCCGCCCATATCCAGCAGGGGCTCTCTCAGCAGACGCCTCCTTACCAATACCCGCCCCTGGAGCTGCTTCAGGAGGGGAAGGGAGAGCTGGGGGGAGAGGCACTGGGCGAGCTCAGTGCCAACCGTCAGCGGCTCAGCGATACCATCCACTCCTTCGGCATCGACGCTAACATTGTCAACGTGGTGCGCGGCCCCTCGGTTACCCGGTATGAGCTGGAGCTGGACCAGGGCGTGCGTCTCAACAAGCTGACCAATCTGGCCGACGATATCGCCCTGGCTCTGGGTGCCACCGGCGTGCGTATCGCGCCTATTCCGGACAAGATCTCGGTGGTGGGTATCGAGGTACCTAACAAGGTGGTCTCGCCCGTGTCCATTCACTCGGTCATCGCTTCCCAGGCCTTCACTGGCAGTAAATCTAAGGTATCCTTTGCCGTAGGTAAGGACATCAGCGGACAAGCCATCGTAGGGGACATTGGAAAGCTTCCTCACTTGCTTATCGCTGGTACCACTGGCTCCGGTAAGTCGGTGTGTACCAACTCTCTGATTATTTCCCTCCTTTATAAAGCCAGCCCCGAAGAGGTTCGTCTCATCATGGTGGACCCGAAAATGGTAGAGCTGGGCATTTACAACGGCATTCCCCATCTGCTGATTCCCGTGGTCACCGACCCCAAAAAGGCGGCCGGAGCCCTGCAATGGGCGGTCACTGAGATGATGAAGCGCTACCGCACCTTCTCTGAGGTGGGCGTGCGCAAGCTGGAGGAGTACAACGCCCTGGCCGCTAAGACCGAGGGCATGGAAAAAATGCCCTCCATCGTAGTAGTCATCGATGAGTTGGCCGATCTGATGCTGGTGGCGGCCAAAGAGGTGGAAGAATCCATCTGCCGTGTGGCTCAGATGGGCCGTGCCGCCGGGATGCACCTGGTCATCGCCACCCAGCGTCCCTCTGCCGACGTGATTACCGGCCTCATGAAGGCCAACATCCCCAGCCGCATCGCCTTCGCCGTGGCCTCCGCGATGGAGTCCCGCATCATCCTGGATACTCAGGGCGCAGAAAAACTGGTGGGCCGGGGCGACATGCTCTTTGCTCCGCTGGGCAGCGGCAAGCCCACCCGAGTCCAGGGCTGCTTTATCTCCGACGGTGAGGTGGCCTCGGTGGTGGACTTTGTCAAGAAAAACAGCGGTGCGGCCCAGTATGACGATCAGGTCATGCAGGAGATCGAGCACCATGCCGCTGAGAAGGACAAGGGCGCCAAGGGCGTGGGCGGCTCCAATCCCATGGAAAACGGGGATGAGGAATACGACGAGCTCATCAATGCCGCCGCCGAGGTGGTGGTGGAGACCGGGCAGGCCTCGGTGTCCATGCTCCAGCGGCGGCTCAAGCTGGGCTATGCCCGGGCTGCCCGACTAGTGGACCAGTTGGAGGAGAAGGGCATCGTAGGTCCCTTTGAGGGCTCCAAGGCCCGGCAGCTGCTCATTACCAAGGAGCAGTGGCAGGAGATGAAGTACCGCCAGGGCATTGTTTCCGACGCCCCGGGCGGTGCGCCGGAACCGCCGACTCCTGCGCCTGCTGCACCCACACCCGCCCAGGATGCTCCGCCCTTTGACCTTGACGATGGGGTGGACCGGGCTCAGGAGGATACCTTTTAAAAGGAGCACACTATGACCTGTCACGTTCCCCGTCTGCTGCTGGCCGCTCCGGCCAGCGGCAGCGGCAAAACCACCCTCACCTGCGCCCTGCTGCGGGTGCTGGAGCGCCGTGGGCTTTCTCCCTGCGCCTTCAAGTGCGGGCCGGACTACATCGACCCCATGTTTCACCGCAGCGTACTGGGGCTGCCCAGCCGAAATCTGGACCTGTTTTTTTCCTCTCCCGATGAAGTGCGGCGCAATCTGGCTCTGGGAGCTCAGGGCCGGGGCGCGGCAGTCATCGAGGGTGTTATGGGCTATTATGATGGGGTAGGAGGGGGCGAGCGGGCCAGCAGCTGGCACGTGGCCGAAGTCACCCAGACCCCGACCATTTTGGTGGCGGAGCCGAAAGGCTCCGCCCTTACCCTGGCGGCGGTCTTGCAGGGACTTGCCCGGTTCCGTCAGCCCAGCCAGGTGGCGGGGGTGCTCCTCAATGGGACCACTCCTGCCATGGCTGCCCGGCTCAGCCAGGACATCCAGCGGGAAACCGGGCTGCCCGTGTTAGGCTGTCTGCCCCGCCTGCCTGAATGCTCCATCCCCAGCCGCCACCTGGGACTCTATACCCCGGGGGAGATCAAGGACCTGGGGGAGCGGGTGGAGAAGCTGGCGGATGCCTTGGAACAATACGCCGATGTAGACGGATTGCTGGAGCTTGCACAGTCCGCACCGCCTTTAGAGATTCCGGAAGAGCAGGAGACACCAGAGGTGCCTGCTGGAGTACTGGCAGTAGCCTGGGATGAAGCTTTCTGCTTCTACTACCGGGAGAATCTGGAGCTCTTAAAGCGTTGCGGCCTAGCTATCGTAAAGTTTAGTCCCTTGTCAGATAAACGGCTTCCGGAGGGTGCCTGCGGGGTCTATCTGGGGGGCGGCTATCCAGAGCTGTACGCCCAAATGCTTAGTGAAAATGTCTCTATGAGGAAGGCTCTGCGTGAAGCTGCCGAGGCGGACATGCCTATTTTAGCCGAGTGCGGAGGATTCCTCTACTTGCAGCAGACCCTGGAGGATTCCCAGGGCAAGGCCTGGCCCATAACTGGAATTTTGAAGGGAGCCGGATACCGAACCGGGCGGCTGCAGCGCTTTGGATATGTGACGCTGCACTCCTTGGAGGACAGTGCCTATCTGCGCTCCGGGGAGACCGTGGCCGCCCACGAGTTTCACCGCTGGGACTGTACCCAGAACGGACAAGCCTGTCTGGCTCAAAAGCCTGAGAGTGAGAAACACTGGAATTGCATGGTTTGTAAGGGGAATCTGCTTGCCGGATTTCCTCACTTATATCTGCCGTCCTGCCCCCAAGTGGCCCGGCGGTTTTCCGACGCCTGCCGCCGGTGGAAGGAGAGATGATTATGGAACTGGAAGAACTGCTGGCTGCCATTACCCCGGCGGATCAAAGCGCCATGGATGGCTGCCGGAAAAACTGGGATGCCATTGCCAAGCCGCTCAACGGCTTAGGCCATCTGGAGGAGATGCTGGTGCGGGTGGCAGGAGCCACCGGAAAAACGGATCTGTCCCTAGGTGCTAAAGCAGTGGCCGTGTTCTGTGCCGACAATGGGGTTGTGGCCCAGGGAGTGACCCAGACTGGGCAGGAGGTCACCTTGGCGGTGGCCAAAGCTTTAGGCGAGGGGTGTTCCTCGGTGTGCCACATGGCCCGGGTAGCGGGAGCGAAGGTAGTCCCAGTGGATGTGGGTATACTGGCCCATGCCCCTGTGCCCGGAGTACGGGATTTATCTGTCCGCCCAGGTACTGCTGATATGACAAAAGGTCCTGCCATGAGCCGGGAAGAGGCCCAGACTGCCCTGATGGCCGGGGCACAGATCGCCATGGAGCTGGATGACCAGGACATCGCCCTGCTGGCGGCGGGGGAGATGGGCATTGGCAACACCACCACTACCGCTGCGGTGACCAGCGTGCTGCTGGATCTGCCTCCCTCGGTGACTGCCGGGCGCGGGGCAGGTCTTTCTGACGCTGGTCTGGTGCACAAGGTGACGGTCATCCAGCGGGCCTTGGTACAGAACCAACCAAACCGAAAAGATCCTCTGGATGTTTTAAATAAAGTGGGCGGACTTGACATCGCTGCTATGACAGGGTTCTACCTGGGAGCAGCGGCTCGGAACCGTCCGGTGCTGCTGGACGGAGCCATCTCCTGTGCGGCGGCTCTGCTGGCGGTGCGCCTGTGCCCCAACGCTCGAAAGGCCATGCTGGCCAGCCACCGTCCTGCGGAGCCCTGCGGGCAGCTTCTGCTCCAGGAATTGGGGCTGGAGCCGGTTCTGGATGCGGGACTCCACCTGGGAGAAGGCACCGGCGCAGTGGCGGCCATGCCGCTGCTGGATATGGCCCTGTCTGTGTATCAGAATATGTCCACCTTCGACCATATGGGGATCGAAGCCTATCAGCCTGACGGCCGGGCGGTGTCCGGCCCTGCCCGAGCGGGGGTAACCCCCTGAGGGCCCTGGTTCTGGGGGGCTCTGCCTGCGGGAAGAGCAGCTGGGCGGAAGATCTTGCTTGCCGCCTGGGCGGTCCCCTGATTTATCTGGCCACCATGGAACCCTGGGGACAGGAGGGCGCGGAGCGTATCACCCGCCACCGCCAGGCCCGTGCAGGCAAAGGGTTTACGACCTTGGAACAGCCCCGAAATTTGGAGACCTGTTCCATTCCGTCTCACTCCACTGTTTTGCTAGAGGACCTGGGCAATCTGGTGGCCAATGAGGTGTTTTCTGGTGAAACCGTGGACAAAAACGCTGCTTTGGCCGCATTAGAACGGGGACTGACTGCTTTGGAGGGCAAAGCGGAGCACTTGGTAGTGGTGGGCAACGATCTCTTCCGGGACGGGGAGGACTATCCCCCGGAGACCATGGCCTATCTGGAGGTGCTCTCCCAGGTTCAGACCAATTTATCAAAACGCTATGACCTGGTGGCCGAGCTGGTGTGCGGTATCCCGGTTATTTGGAAGGGGGAGAGGGTATGAAGTGGCTGCGGGCTGTGGGCATGTCTTTTGCCCTCTACTCCCGGGTGCCCATGCCGCCTCTGGATTGGGAGAGCGAGAGCCGCCGTCTCACGCTATACGTCTTTCCCCTGGTAGGTCTGGCAGTGAGCTCAGCCTGGGCCGTCTGGCTGGCCCTGTGTTGGGCGCTGGAGCTGGGCGCCGTCCTGCGGGCGGTGGGGCTTACCTTGCTGCCTATTCTGGTCACCGGAGGCATCCACATGGACGGCTTCTGCGATGTATGCGACGCCCTGGCCTCCCACCAGAGTCGAGAGCGGAAGCTAGAGATTTTGAAGGACTCCCGGGTGGGAGCTTTTGCCGTTTTGGGCTGTGTGTGCTATCTGTTGGCCTTGTTTGGCCTATGGTATGAAGTGAAAATACCTGACAATGAGACGTTGTGCGCAGTACTGCTGCTGCCCCTTTATAGCCGGTGCCTGTCGGGCTGGGGAGCCTTGCGTCTGCCCAACGCCCGGGGGGATGGCATGCTCTCGGCGGTGACCGGGACGGGCTTCCCCTGGAGCCTGGTGTTGGGCGGGGTACTGTGTGTCCTGGCCTTGGGGGCGTTGAACCCCTGGTATCTGCTGTCGGCGGCAGTGGGACTGGCTGTCTACTTCTACTACAAACATACTGCCCTTAAGGAGTTCGGCGGAGTAACCGGCGATTTGGCGGGGTGGTTTTTGCAGCTGTGTGAACTGGGGTGTCTGGCGGGCCTGGTACTGGCGCAGCGTCTGGAGGCGGTGTTATGATTTTGATTATCGGCGGCCGGAGTGCAGGCAAGCGGGAGTTTGCCAAAACCTTGGGCTGTGACCCAGAAAAAACTTTGCCCGCCCTCCATGCGCTGGAGCCCCTGCCCTCGCTGAAGGATCTGCTGAACTATGAGGCGGTGATCTGCGACGAGGTGGGCTGCGGAGTGGTGCCGATGGAGCGCCATGACCGGGAGCGCCGGGAGGCCATCGGACGGCTGTGCTGCCAGCTGGCCCAAGAGGCCCAGGCCGTATACCGTCTCCAGTGCGGTCTGGCCATGCGTCTGAAATGAAATAAAGAAAGGAAAAGGAGCCAACCATGGAATTCGTTCTCATCCGGCACAGTCTGACGCCGGGTAATTTGGAAAAACAATATGTCGGGTCCACGGACCAACCCTTGGCCCCAGAGGGAGAGGCGCTGGCCCGGGAGCGCCGGGAGCGCATGCCGGACGTGGACGGCCTTTGGGTGTCTCCTTTGAAGCGCTGCCGCCAGACGGCGGAGCTTCTGTTTCCCGGTATGGAGCAGCGCATCATTCAAGACCTTCAGGAGTGTGACTTTGGGGACTATGAATGCAAGACCTGGGAGGAGCTGAAGGACGAGGAAATCTACCGCGCCTGGATCGGCGGGGACATGACCATCACTTTCCCCCATGGAGAGTCCATGGAGCACTTCATTGCCCGCTGCCGCCGTGGCATCCAGACCGTGGCCCAGGAGGCCAAGGCTATGGGCCTGCAGCGACCGGCCATCGTAGCCCACGGAGGTACCTGGCTGGTGGTGATGGGTACCTTCGGCCGTCCGGAGCGCAAGCTCTATGACTGGCAGGTGAAAAACTGCGGAGGCTTCCGAGTGTCTGTGCAGGAAAATCCCTTTACCCTCAAATTATTAGAGGAGCTTTAAACCATGGCACATTTCTTCTGGACGGTCCTGCTGCCCGCTGCAGTTCTGGATTTGCTGCTGGGGGACCCCCACTGGATGCCCCACCCGGTGCGGTGGATGGGACGGACCATCTCTGTGCTGGAGAGACTGCTCCGGCGCCTCTTTCCTAAGACCCCAGCAGGGGAACGCGGGGCCGGAATCGTTCTGGCTCTGGCTCTGCCCATCCTGTTTGGCGGCGGCAGCGCCCTGATCTTATGGGGACTGGGTCAAGTATCGCCGTGGCTTAGCTGGGTGGTACAGCTGTGGTTTACCTACCAGCTGCTGGCCGCCCGGTCCCTTCAAAAAGAGAGTATGGCAGTCTGCTACCCCTTAAAAAAGCACGATCTGGATGGGGCACGACAGGCGGTGTCCCGCATTGTGGGTCGGGATACCCAGGCTCTGGATGAGACCGGGGTGGCCAAGGCGGCGGTAGAGACGGTAGCGGAGAACACCTGTGACGGGGTGACCGCCCCGCTGATCTTCCTCTTTCTGGGGGGGCTGCCCGCCGGGATGGCCTACAAGGCAGTGAGTACCCTGGACTCCATGGTAGGCTACAAAAATGAGAAGTACCGCTGGTTTGGCTGGGCCTCCGCCCGGCTGGACGATGTGCTGAACTTTATTCCTGCCCGGCTGTCCGGGCTTTTGATGTGTATCGGGGCAGCGCTGCTGCCTGGCTGCTCTGGCCGACATGCCTGGAAAATCTTCTGGCGGGACCGGCGGAAGCATGCGTCCCCCAACTCTGCCCACACAGAGGCCGCCTGTGCGGGAGCCCTTGAAGTGCAACTGGCAGGGGACGCCAGCTATTTTGGCAAGGTAGTCCACAAGCCCACCCTGGGCGATCCGATCCGCCCGGTAGAGCCGGAGGACATTCCCAGGGCCTGCTGGCTGATGTACGCCACGGCAGCGCTGTTTTTGCTGCTTTTTGCCGGGCTTTCTATATGGTTGTAAGGGGTGAGAAGTGATGGAACGGATCGTTCACGGGGGAGATGTATACGGCGGCAATGCTGGACTGCTGGACTTCTCCGTCTGTCTGAATCCCGCCGGAGCACCCAAGGCGGTTCTGCGCGCCGCCCAGGAGGGGGTCCTGCGCCAGGGCTATCCCGACCCCCAGTGCCGGGGACTGGTCCGTGCCGCCGCCCAGCGGGACGGGGTGGAGGAAGACATGGTGCTGTGGGGCAACGGCTGCGCCGATCTTATTGACCGCTTTGCCCTGAGCCTGAGACCGAAGAAAGCAATTCTCCTTGCCCCTACTTTTGGAGAATACCATCGGGCGCTGGAGGGAGTGGACTGCCAGATAGAGGAGGTGCACCTCTCCCGGAAGAATGGATTTGTTCCCGATCAGGCCCTGCTGGAGGCCATCGTCCCCGGGGTGGAGCTGGTGTTCCTCTGCGATCCCAACAATCCCACCGGGCGGCTGATGGAGGAAGCACTTTTATATCAAATCCTGGCCCGCTGCTGTCAGGTGGGAGCCATGCTGGCGGTGGACCAGTGCTTTCTGGAGCTCACCGCCGCCCGGCCTGACCGCTTGACTGACCAGTTGGCGGGAGGAAACCTGATTTTGTTCCGGGCATTGACAAAAAGCTATGCTCTGGCCGGGCTGCGCCTGGGCTATTGTCTGTGCGGAGATCGGGCGTTGCTGGAGCAGATGGCCCGCATCTTACAGCCCTGGCCGGTATCGATCCCGGCACAGATAGCAGGGGAATGTGCTTTACAGTCATTTCCCCGCTGGCCTTTTACATGTTTTCCCCAGATCGAGGGAGAACGGAACAAACTTCAAGCTGCCCTGGAGGAACTGGGGCTGTGGGTGTGCCCATCGGAGAGCTGCTTTCTGCTCTTTTGCGGCCTGGAGGACCTGGGGAAGCGCTTGCGAGAGAATGGTATTCTGGTGCGGGACTGCGCCAACTATACTGGTCTGGGGCCGGGGTGGTACCGGGTGGGACTTCGTACCCCGGAGGAAAACAGGCGGCTGATCGCCGCATTGAGAGCGCTGCTGAGAGGAGAATAACATGCCGGCAAAATCCATTATGATCCAGGGAACCATGTCCAACGCGGGCAAAAGCGTGTTGGCGGCGGGACTGTGCCGCATCTTCCGCCAGGACGGCTACAAGGT
Encoded here:
- the cbiB gene encoding adenosylcobinamide-phosphate synthase CbiB; its protein translation is MAHFFWTVLLPAAVLDLLLGDPHWMPHPVRWMGRTISVLERLLRRLFPKTPAGERGAGIVLALALPILFGGGSALILWGLGQVSPWLSWVVQLWFTYQLLAARSLQKESMAVCYPLKKHDLDGARQAVSRIVGRDTQALDETGVAKAAVETVAENTCDGVTAPLIFLFLGGLPAGMAYKAVSTLDSMVGYKNEKYRWFGWASARLDDVLNFIPARLSGLLMCIGAALLPGCSGRHAWKIFWRDRRKHASPNSAHTEAACAGALEVQLAGDASYFGKVVHKPTLGDPIRPVEPEDIPRACWLMYATAALFLLLFAGLSIWL
- a CDS encoding aminotransferase class I/II-fold pyridoxal phosphate-dependent enzyme, producing the protein MERIVHGGDVYGGNAGLLDFSVCLNPAGAPKAVLRAAQEGVLRQGYPDPQCRGLVRAAAQRDGVEEDMVLWGNGCADLIDRFALSLRPKKAILLAPTFGEYHRALEGVDCQIEEVHLSRKNGFVPDQALLEAIVPGVELVFLCDPNNPTGRLMEEALLYQILARCCQVGAMLAVDQCFLELTAARPDRLTDQLAGGNLILFRALTKSYALAGLRLGYCLCGDRALLEQMARILQPWPVSIPAQIAGECALQSFPRWPFTCFPQIEGERNKLQAALEELGLWVCPSESCFLLFCGLEDLGKRLRENGILVRDCANYTGLGPGWYRVGLRTPEENRRLIAALRALLRGE